In a genomic window of Actinomycetota bacterium:
- a CDS encoding helix-turn-helix domain containing protein, giving the protein MKGSVGTTTSIYHTRLPHQWELERMMGEVLSREARRRLRWIEHFRSCGNARMTCRHFAISPTTFYKWLKRYLKRGLRGLEDLPRTPKRKRVSEIPWQTIQLICDLRREHPAWSKHKIAVILKRDYGIRLSSSSV; this is encoded by the coding sequence GGTTCAGTTGGAACCACTACTAGTATCTACCACACCAGGCTTCCCCATCAATGGGAGTTGGAGAGAATGATGGGCGAGGTCCTCTCCAGGGAGGCCAGAAGGAGGCTGCGCTGGATAGAGCACTTTCGCAGCTGCGGAAATGCCAGGATGACCTGCCGCCACTTCGCCATCTCCCCCACCACCTTCTACAAGTGGCTGAAGAGGTACCTGAAACGGGGGCTCAGGGGACTGGAGGACCTCCCCCGCACCCCGAAAAGGAAAAGGGTCTCGGAGATCCCCTGGCAGACGATCCAGCTCATCTGCGACTTAAGGAGAGAGCACCCCGCCTGGTCCAAGCACAAGATAGCGGTGATCCTCAAGAGGGACTACGGCATCCGCCTTTCTTCCTCCAGCGT